CCCGCGCCCGCCATCTGCGCCAGCAGGTAGAAGATCGAGACGACGATGGTGGAGACGCCGGAGGCGGTACGGACCGGGCGCTGGCGCATCCGGTAGGCGAGGACGTCGCCCATCGTGTAGCGGCCCGAGTTGCGCAGCGGTTCGGCGACCAGCAGCAGGGCCACCAGCCAGGCGACGAGGAAGCCGATGGAGTACAGGAAGCCGTCGTAGCCGAAGAGGGCGATGGCCCCGGCGATCCCGAGGAACGAGGCCGCGGACATGTAGTCGCCGGAGACCGCGAGTCCGTTCTGGAACGCGGTGAACTGGCGGCCGCCCGCGTAGAAGTCGGAGGCGCTCTTGGTCTGGCGTCCGGCCCAGACGGTGATGCCCAGGGTCGCGGCGACGAACACGGCGAAGAGCGTGATGATCAGCGGCCGGTGCTCGGTGGTCGAGGAGGCGGCCAGCTGGACGGCGGAGTGCGAGTGGTACACGGCGCTCATGCGTCGGCCTCCATACGGGACTTGATGGCCTCGGCCTTCGGGTCGAGCTTCGCGGCCGCGTGGCGCGAGTACAACCAGGCGATGAGGAAGGTGGTGGCGAACTGGGCGAGGCCGAAGACGAAGGCCACGTTGATGTTGCTGTACACCTTGGTGCCCATGAAGCCGCCCGCGTAGTTGGACAGCAGCACGTACAGCAGGTACCAGAGGACGAAGGCGATGGTCAGCGGGAAGGCGAACGAGCGGTAGGCGTGGCGCAGTTCGCCGAACTCACCGCTCTCCTGCGTCGCGATGAACGCCTCGGTCGTGGGCGCGGCAGGACTGGTCTGCGAAATGGCCTCGGGCGGCGGTGCATCGGTAGCCACGGAATCTCCTCGCGACGCGGGTGCGGTGGTGTTGGGGACGGTGGAACTCACGGGGGAACCTCGATGTCAGAAAGGTAGGTGCGCCTACCCCTGACAACGGCACGGAGAGCGCGGCGAAGCGGTTCACCGCGTTCCCGTACTTCTCGAACTCGCCTTTTCCCGGCCGTCCGGCCGAACACATACCCGGAACTCATTGATGAGCAGGGATGATCAGCGATAACTTCACTCGTCATGTACGCGACTGGGCACACCCCGTGTCCGGTCGACCGGCACGGATGATGTGGAGACCC
This sequence is a window from Streptomyces sp. NBC_01217. Protein-coding genes within it:
- a CDS encoding DUF485 domain-containing protein, whose translation is MATDAPPPEAISQTSPAAPTTEAFIATQESGEFGELRHAYRSFAFPLTIAFVLWYLLYVLLSNYAGGFMGTKVYSNINVAFVFGLAQFATTFLIAWLYSRHAAAKLDPKAEAIKSRMEADA